In Salvelinus namaycush isolate Seneca chromosome 12, SaNama_1.0, whole genome shotgun sequence, the DNA window actaactagataACAAATTCCAAACATAACTTGTAGCAGTTATCTCGCTAGTTGCCTATAGCTAACTAAGCATTAGTGTCGTTGTCGCCATTCCAACGGGACTGTAGCCTAGATAGTGTAAATACATTTGCGCCGTTGGAAAACTGGGATTCCGAAGTAGCCATGTAATTGCGACAACGTAAAAAAAATTATTCTAATAGCCTAATCGAAAAATAACTGGCTGTGCATAGATCTCCCCTTGAAACATGAATATATGAGCCTAGTATATAAACATGTCTAGTTAGACACCTTGCTCTGAAGTAGCCTACCTTATCCATTTGATCCCTGATTCTTTGAATGAAGGAATACTTTTATAAAGacaaaaaagtatttggttgtaatgttGCATTATTTTATATCAAGGGtggcaaccatcctccaggatagCTACTGCATGGCTTTTGCAGACTTTTGTTCAAGGCCCTGGTCTAACCACATcggtagcctaaacatcagctgcTCAACAGGAAGGACCTTGATAAGCAGACTTGGATGTTTCAGGGCTGGATCAAAAgccaagcctgcacacccaggagGTCTCTAGATGGAGGGCTGACTAGATGTTGACATCATGTGACTGACAGTGTAATTCTactttgtggggggggggggggggggggggggggggggggttaaagagCCTTGATCAAGGGCACAACGACAGGTGATGGAAGGCCTTCATGGGATCAGACACAGCTGTTTTCCAGTatcaataatgttttttttttcccaTGTAGGCTATAATAATAGTCATGAACATTTGATTAAAAGTCATGGAAAATGTGTATGAACTCTTTAACAGTGAATTGTCCGAGGTCTCTATAGCATAATGTCAGGTGTGAATTTCAGTGAACACAGTCTAATGGACCAACATGGAAAAATACAGCTCCTGCACTTCTTTCATCCCAAATCAAGCACTGAGGCATACAGAGAGGTTATAGCTAAGATTATAAGGTAAAAAATTATAGCTTTGAAATGTTTTGTGCTCATTGGAGTACATTGGTTCATTAGGAGATGGTGAGGTGTTGGGTGTTGTCACGTTGGTCTGGGATaaaccagagacagagagagagttgggaCAACTTCTAGAATGTTGAATATTGTTCTAATTCTAGACCGTTACATAATGTAATgttaaagatggaatccgcagTAGGGGAAAGGAAGCATCACTGTCTTCCCCACGGCcgctgttattgttattgttttgttgatgaAGCAGAGTTGGGGAGCCCatcgggggggtggggggggggggggggggttgttcgTATGCTGCCGTTCTACTACGCATGTAATGATgtcagaggggaaaaaatatttgtAAAAAGTGTTTGTTGCttgtaacttctttgttgttgtaatatcgcaaatgGCAGTGGCAGTTTCCCTTTTAACAATTCCAGTTCTAATGGAGGCgcaaacatggctgccatagaatgttgtagtgtcatgtaaatgcatcataatgcagGAAAAACTCAAAGTCCCAtctctctaaatacatggctctcgGATCAACTATcgtttctacgttgtagaatactagtgaagacatcaaaattatgaaataacacatgtggaatcatgtagtaaacaaaaaagtgttaaacaaatcaaaataaatgttatattttagattcttcaaagtagccaccctttgccttgatgacagctttgcacactcttggcattctctcaatcagcttcacctggaatacttttttaacagtcttgaaggaattcccacatatgctgagcacttgttggcttcttttccttcactctgcggtctaactcatcccaaaccaaaccatcccactccatcactctccttcttagtcaaatagcccttacacattctatttgttttagttttagtttttgttgactgtattatttaattccaagtcattatctcatctctatagagctgcagtctatgctgtctgacaaaatcactattttagttgttcttcaaagtaaataaggcaaaGTAAATACTTTGACTGCTGAATACGAACTATCAGTTTCTTAGATCATGTATTTCAGGTAGAGATACTTAGCGAAGCAATTGctttctatccctctccatcGTTCTCCTGTCCATTCTCTCCTCGTCTGTGTCTGCCCAACACAAACCGGACAAGTAGACATGCAATGGATTAGGgttattgtagttaattaccacgtttctgcgctaaactatgtagaatattggtctactacatcgcacagttcaggcttgatctgatttatctctagagaaactgagcattactgtaacgctcgtcgtcgtAAGGAAGAggggaccaaagcgcagcgtggtaagtgttcatgattttatttattatcaaaaacactcgaacaaagtaacaaaacaaaagtgaacagttctgtcaggtaaacagaaaataactacccacaaaacacaggtgggaaaaggctgcctaagtatgattcccaatcagagacaacaatagacagctgtctctgattgggaaccacactcggccaaaaacaaagaaatagaaaaaatagaaataaagaaactagaatgcccaccctagtcacaccctggcctaaccaaaaaagagaataaaagcctctctatggccagggcgtgatagtatcccccccccccccccccccccccccccccaaggtgcggactccggccgcaaaacctgacactaaaggggagggtccgggtgggcatcccttacggcggcggctccggtgcgggacgtagacccccctcCACCCGCAGATCCCTCCGCTTTGGTGGCAGCCCTGGTGCATGGACCTTCACTGGAGGAACCGGGCCGCagatcatcaccggaggctccggactggggaccgtcgctggaggctccggactggggaccgtcgctggaggctccggactggggaccgtcactggaggctccggactggggaccgtcgctggaggctccggactggggaccgtcgctggaggcttcggactggggaccgtcgttggaggctccggactggggaccgtcgctggaggctccggactgtaaaccgcctcaggaggttccggactgtggcccgtcgttggaggttccggactgtggcccgtcgttggaggttccggactgtggcccgtcgttggaggttccggactgtgaaacgtcgccggaagctctgaactgggaactgtcgccggaagctctggactgggaactgtcgccggaagctctggactgggaactgtcgccggaagctctggactgggaactgtcgccggaagctctggactgggaactgtcgccggaagctctggactgggaactgtcgccggaagctctggactgggaactgtcaccggaagctctggactgtggaggcgcactggaggcctgatgcatgGGACCGGTACCGGTGGCAGCGTGCTgatgacacgcatctcagggcgagtgcggggaagagtcacaggacgtactggactgttggggcgcactggagacctgatgtgTGGGgctggtacaggtggcaccgggctgatgacacgcacctcagggcaagtgcggagaggaggcacaggacgtactggactgttggggcgcactggagacctgatgcgtgggaccggtacaggtggcaccggaatgatgacacgcacctcagggcgagtgaggagaggaggcacaggacatactggactgtggaggcgcactggaggtctggagcgcagagctggcacaactcgtcctggctggataccccccttagcccggcaagtgcggggagctggaacaggccccaCTGGGCTTTGCTGGCGAACCGGAGACACCGTtcgtagagctggcgcaggataacctgggccgaagagacgcaccggaggccaggaactctgagccggcacaatccatCGTGGCTGAATGTccactctagcacggcaactgcggggagctggaacagagctcaccgggctgtggatgcgcactgaagGCATGGTGCGCAGAACCGGATAGCCTGGTGCTTGACCGGTCactcgctccccacggtaagcatgaggagttggctcaggtctgaaccCTGACTCTGCCACTCTCCCCGTGtgcaaccccccccaaaaatgttggggctgcctctcgtgcttgcctCGTTGCCGTGATTCCTGGTATCGCCGCCGTTCCTCTATGGCTGTCTCCGCCtgtttccatggcagggtcttgtcccctgccataacctcctcccatgtccatgaggtCCTCCACTCACTcttctcccgggcccaggatccctgctcctcctgaccacgctgcttggtcctttggtggtgggtagttctgacACGGCCGTCGTCgtaaggaagagtggaccaaagcgcagcgtggttagtgttcatgattttatttattatcaaaaacactcgaacaaagtaacaaaacgaaagcgaacagttctgtcaagtAAACAgatactaaacagaaaataactacccacaaaacacaggtgggaaaaggctgcctaagtatgattcccaatcagagacaacgatagacagctgtctctgattgggaaccacactcggccaaaaacaaagaaatagaaaacatagaaataaagaaactagaatgcccaccctagtcacaccctggcctaaccaaaatagagaataaaagcctctctatggccagggcgtgaaaATTACACTCGGAGAAGAGAAAAAACAGaacgaaatggaattcaaataattgaactgaTGTTGGTTTAAAACCTGAAAAAATGGCAGACATTTTGGTAAATCACTCAGCACTAGTGCCTATTGTATGTGTGCTTTAAAGTGGGTTCAGCTCTGTGATCCTTTGGCACGGCTTGGTTTTCCATCTATTGAAATTGTTCCATAGGGTCACATAGGCTGTGTGTTTTCCCTGTTGATGGGCCATGTGGAAGGGGTGTTGATGGGCCACGTGGAGGGGGAATGGTCCTGGGGACGGGTAGGGTGGGGGAGGCTCTGGGCCTGGGTGACTGCATGGGTGGCCTGCTCTGGGACCAGACTGGGGTCTGTCAGGATGGACGTGGATGTGCTGAGGAGGCGGAGTGAGCTAAGGACCACTGAggacagaaacagagggagacaaTCAGGTAAGAGGGAGATGAAGAGCGAGAAAAATAgaaaaaagagacagacagacagacagacagagacagacagacagacagacagacagacagacagacagacagacagacagacagacagacagacagacagacagacagacagacagacagacagactagatgACTAgctgacagaaagacagacagactagatgactaactgacagacagacagacagactagatgACTAgctgacagaaagacagacagacagacagactagatgACTAACTGACAGACAGATAGACTAGATGGTtagctggcagacagacagacaagctgaCAGACAGActagctgacagacagacagacagatagactagATGActagctgacagacagacagacagactacatgATTAACTGATAGTAATTGAAGCTGGTGAAGTTGAACTCACTGGGTCTGAGGGCAGGTAGGGAGCAGTACTGGTCCAGCCAGGACAGAGTAGTACGACACAGATCCTCTACACTGGCTGTGGACACCATCCTGTTATAGGACTCAAACAGGGGCTCTACCATGATGCTGAACTGAGCTAGTGTTTAGGAAAGAACCATTCTGATTTATGTTTTATTATctatgacaacacacacacacatatatatatatatacatacagtacaggacACACAATGCAAAGCACAATACATGATATTTACATCACCATATTGTGTGACTGTCTTTTCCTCTGTGAGCCACTCCAGGAGCCATATGTAAAAGGGATCTTAGCATTTGTAATGAGGATTCATTCATTCTTATTTATGAATATCTAAAAAGCAGATCCTTCCCTATGTCAGCATTCCTATACTGAGACGCTTTTGTTGTCGTTGTTGTTGTGAATACAGGAACCAATCTAACACTGAACGTATGCTTAACCTAAAGGTTCCTGTGTTCAGGCAGAGTGGAGAAGGATACGACCCAGAACTTCCAGTTCTGTAGAGTCCGTGCCCGAACGTACTCTCTGAACTTCTCCCTCATGTGGTCAAAGCGTTGGCAGGTGATGGGCATGCCAGTGACGGGCAGCTGCAGCTGGTACACACTGCATCGGGAGAGGCTTGTTACGATGACATACACATAAACACGCACGCCACAGGaagctgctgaagggaggacggctTATAATAACGGCCCGGAACGGCACTAATGGAAAGGCATCAAAcgcatggaaaccatggaaaccatgtgtttaatgtgtttgataccattctaccCATTCCGCTCCAGAcatgaccacgagcctgtcctccccaattaaggtgccaccaacctcctgtgacacacacacacacacacacgtatgttatgtacagtatgtttagTGCATTTCTTACTTGATGGTAGAGTTAAGGAGCAGAATCTGGCCTCTGAGTCTCTGAGCCTCCTCATACAGCTGAGCTCTCTCCTGTTGAATCTGACTGATGTACTCTGCTGTCTTATGTAGAGTCATGGCCTTGCTGATCTGGGACACAGACACGTACAGTATATAATGTAGATGAAATACAGAGATATAATGTTATACACTGTAACTATGTTTCAATGCAACACCTATTATTACCAGAAGCATTGCAGCTCAGTGCCGCTCCCAATCCTCTACAACACTGGGCCTTGTGCAGTCCATTCCTGACTCAAAGCCTCAATCGCTTTAGTTTCAAGTCAAAGTTAGACGTCCATCCGGGTCCCAAGAACGTCTAGAATTGCcttcaaaaccggccactagTGGCAACGGTGAGCGCTGTTCCCTCGAAGTGGGCTGGCGgcttgctagggcgttgtggaaggggatggtggatgggtggAAGAGCCACGTGGGCTGGCGGCTTGCTAGAAGAGCCAGTGCTAGGCAATCGTTTTTAGTTTTTCTGTTTTAACCTTTAACCCTTTCCCAACCTTTAACCGTTAACCTTTTCCCAAcctttaacccttaaccctttcccaacatttaaccctaaccctatcctaacttttaaccctaaccctttcccaaactttaaccctatcccaaactttAACCCTTAaaaccctttcccaacatttaACCATATCCCAACCTTTATCCCTATCCCAACCGTCaacctttaaccctatcccaaccTTTAACATTTAACCCTATCCCaacctttaaccctatcccaaccGTCaacctttaaccctatcccaaccTTTAACATTTAACCCTATCCCAACCTTTAACCATATCCCAACCTTTATCCCTATCCCAACCGTCAACCTTTAACCATATCCCAACCTTTATCCCTATCCCAACCATCaacctttaaccctatcccaaccTTTAAAATTTAACCCTATCCCAACCTTTAACCCGTAACCCTATTTTAAGCCTTTCCCAAACTTTAACCGTTAACGTAACCACTCAGAATTAATTCCTAAACCTCCCCTTATTTTAATACCattccaaaccttaacccttccttacattaatttttttatttaactaggcaagtcagttaagaacacatttttatttacaatgatggcctcccccgtccaaacccggacgacgcttggacaattttgcgccgccctatgggacttccagtCACGGCCttatgtgatacagcctggattccaaccagggtctgtagtgacgcctcttgcactgagatgcagtgccttagaccgctgggcTACTCGGGAACCTTTAACAAGATGCGAAACCCCCAGCCCGACGCGAGTGTATTTTTGTTTGTACGGAGTTAGGTAACAGTGTCTCAACTTAAACGTGTTGGAAAAAAACGTCACGAGTGCTTACCTTTATACTTGGCTGAGAGCTCATCGTGGTGACGAGACTGTGCAGAATATCAAAGCCTAGCTTGATGTTGAAACGTCTCTTCTGCTCAGCAGAGACGTGAGTTATACTCCTGGACTGTGTCTGCAACAGACACACATGTCATAGATCAGGAACTGTGTGATTATCTACTGTATTGTATAATATTAACtgtatggtcctctgtagttcagttagtagaacatggtcctctgtagttcagttagtagaacatggtcctctgtagttcagttagtagaacatggtcggtcctctgtagttcagttagtggaacatggtcctctgtagttcagttagtagaacatggtcctctgtagaacatggtcctctgtagttcagttagtagaacatggtcctctgtagaacatggtcctctgtagttcagttagtagaacatggtcctctgtagttcagttagtagaacatggtcctctgtagttcaattagtagagcatggtcctctgtagttcagttagtagaacatggtcctctgtagttcagttagtagaacatggtcctctgtagctcagttagtagaacatggtcctctgtagcttcAGTTAGTAGATcctggtcctctgtagttcagttagtagaacatggtcctctgtagttcagttagtaaaacatggtcctctgtagttcagttagtagaacatggtcctctgtagttcagttagtagaacatggtcctctgtagttcagttagtagaacatggtcctctgtagttcagttagtagaacatggtcctctgtagctcagttagtagaacatggtcctctgtagttcagttagtagaacatggtcctctgtagttcagttagtagaacatggtcctctgtagaacatggtcctctgtagttcagttagtagaacatggtcctctgtagttcagttagttaaacatggtcctctgtagctcagttagtagaacatggtcctctgtagttcagttagtagaacatgtcctctgtagttcagttagtagaacatggtcctctgtagaacatggtcctctgtagttcagttagtagaacatggtcctctgtagttcagttagtagaacatggtcctctgtagttcagttagtagaacatggtcctctgtagctcagttagtagaacatggtcctctgtagttcagttggtagaacatggttgGGTTGTAGGGTacctttcatttatttggcgatttatttggcgtgggctacggccaaacagtagcctgtgtaaagttgggttaataaaccgtcaattcgtaaactcaatcctctgtctggacagttgtttctttatgatctagccaggtcattacactatatcatattctactgtattttagtcaatgccactctgacattgcacattc includes these proteins:
- the LOC120056720 gene encoding carbohydrate-responsive element-binding protein-like; translation: MDWTQSRSITHVSAEQKRRFNIKLGFDILHSLVTTMSSQPSIKISKAMTLHKTAEYISQIQQERAQLYEEAQRLRGQILLLNSTINVYQLQLPVTGMPITCQRFDHMREKFREYVRARTLQNWKFWVFSIMVEPLFESYNRMVSTASVEDLCRTTLSWLDQYCSLPALRPMVLSSLRLLSTSTSILTDPSLVPEQATHAVTQAQSLPHPTRPQDHSPSTWPINTPSTWPINRENTQPM